One region of Quercus lobata isolate SW786 chromosome 2, ValleyOak3.0 Primary Assembly, whole genome shotgun sequence genomic DNA includes:
- the LOC115974166 gene encoding protein ROOT INITIATION DEFECTIVE 3-like: MEVVVASSSIDGGIGCWDVHTGAEQLRYKTCVSPPHGLACVGQRFLASSQIRDPSANSGCILYWSWSKPQVEVKSFPSEPIQPVAANREGTYIVGGGVSGDIYLWEVATGRQLRKWNAHYRAVTCLVFSDDDSLLISGSEDGSVKVWSLFMIFDDLRRQRSDHLYEHNFSEHTLRVTDIVVGYGGSNAIIVSASADRTCKVWSLSKGKLLRNIVFPSIIDAIVLDPGEHVFYAGSRDGKIYIAALSAESTSKSNYGLHIINSLSNHSKAVTCLAYCARGNLLLSGSDDGMVRVWDAKTHNIVRVFKHAKGPVNNILVVRPELNFNFRPNSQASSRRHGSLLPPALDKYRNPTDEDADTTTVIGLQSTCRKSIDPSYFSSHVINNQIKELQQQGSSAAAEMETERLKLECTRSMQMVQQWKKMYENLHQFCVNELLDSDQAGISNGNST, from the exons ATGGAAGTAGTGGTGGCTTCCTCTTCCATCGACGGCGGCATCGGCTGCTGGGACGTCCATACCGGCGCGGAGCAACTCCGTTACAAGACTTGCGTCTCTCCGCCTCATGGCCTCGCCTGCGTTGGCCAACGCTTCCTCGCCTCTTCTCAGATCCGTGATCCCTCCGCCAACTCTGGCTGCATCCTCTACTGGTCTTGGTCCAAG CCTCAAGTAGAAGTTAAGAGCTTTCCTTCGGAACCAATACAGCCAGTCGCTGCTAACCGCGAAGGCACGTACATTGTTGGTGGAGGCGTATCTGGTGATATTTACTTGTGGGAG GTTGCCACTGGTAGACAACTTAGGAAATGGAATGCGCATTATAGGGCTGTTACTTGCTTGGTATTTTCCGATGATGACTCACTGCTAATTTCTGGTTCGGAGGATGGATCCGTTAAAGTTTGGTCCCTCTTCat GATATTCGATGATTTGAGACGACAGCGATCTGATCATCTATATGAGCACAATTTTTCAGAGCACACTTTGCGTGTAACTGATATTGTAGTCGGATATGGAGGAAGCAATGCCATTATAGTATCAGCTTCTGCGGATCGAACTTGTAAG GTGTGGAGCTTAtcaaagggaaaattattaagaaatATCGTATTCCCTTCAATAATTGATGCAATTGTACTTGACCCTGGCGAACATGTCTTCTATGCTGGCAGTAGAGATGGCAAGATATACATTGCTGCACTTAGTGCTGAAAGCACCTCTAAAAGCAACTATGGGTTGCATATCATAAATTCATTATCAAATCACAG cAAGGCTGTTACTTGCTTAGCATATTGTGCACGTGGAAATCTTTTACTTTCTGGATCGGATGATGGTATGGTACGAGTTTGGGATGCTAAAACTCACAACATTGTTCGTGTGTTCAAGCATGCAAAAG GTCCTGTAAACAATATTCTTGTTGTTAGACCAGAGCTCAACTTTAATTTTCGGCCAAATTCACAAGCTTCCTCAAGAAGGCATGGGTCATTGTTACCACCTGCGCTGGATAAATATAGGAATCCAACGGATGAAGATGCAGACACTACGACTGTCATTGGTCTCCAGTCTACTTGCAGGAAATCAATAGATCCTTCATACTTCAGTTCACATGTGATAAATAATCAAATCAAAGAACTTCAG CAACAAGGTTCTTCTGCTGCTGCTGAAATGGAGACGGAAAGACTAAAGCTTGAGTGTACAAGATCTATGCAAATGGTTCAGCAGTGGAAGAAAATGTATGAAAACTTGCATCAATTCTGTGTAAATGAACTTTTGGACAGTGATCAAGCAGGAATCTCCAATGGAAACTCCACCTAA
- the LOC115962223 gene encoding transcription factor HEC1-like, translating into MDHMEQLKASEDQMEMMMMLEMDKLPEFCGAYNDVNELQTQEFSGPSSTSNNNNISNMSHYMNNPQIASPPSPLFLNLPSTISFPNTNPIQQASTPSFLSGGRAVSTATQKRNSMAAMREMIFRIAAMQPIHIDPESVKPPKRRNVKISKDPQSVAARHRRERISEKIRILQRLVPGGTKMDTASMLDEAIHYVKFLKTQVQSLERAAANRPTGIGFPVAMSSGSNI; encoded by the coding sequence ATGGATCATATGGAGCAGTTAAAGGCATCAGAGGACCAAatggagatgatgatgatgttggaAATGGACAAACTTCCTGAGTTTTGTGGTGCATACAATGATGTCAATGAGTTGCAAACCCAGGAGTTTTCTGGTCCTAGTAGTACTAGCAATAACAACAATATTAGCAATATGTCGCATTACATGAATAACCCACAAATAGCTTCACCACCTTCACCCTTATTTCTAAACCTACCATCCACTATCTCATTCCCTAACACCAACCCAATTCAACAAGCTTCAACTCCATCATTCTTATCAGGTGGAAGGGCAGTTTCTACAGCAACACAGAAGAGGAATTCAATGGCGGCAATGAGAGAAATGATATTTCGGATAGCGGCAATGCAACCAATACACATAGACCCTGAATCAGTGAAGCCACCAAAGAGAAGGAACGTGAAGATTTCAAAGGATCCCCAAAGTGTAGCTGCACGCCATAGAAGAGAAAGGATAAGTGAGAAGATAAGGATTTTGCAAAGACTTGTCCCAGGAGGTACTAAAATGGACACTGCTTCTATGTTAGATGAAGCAATTCACTATGTGAAATTCTTGAAGACACAAGTGCAATCCTTGGAAAGAGCTGCGGCTAATAGGCCAACTGGGATAGGGTTCCCTGTGGCTATGTCTAGTGGGAGTAATATATAG